A stretch of the Streptomyces sp. NBC_01428 genome encodes the following:
- a CDS encoding cysteine hydrolase family protein, translated as MSRTALLSMDLQLNHIAHVPDGYLPDAVRALETARAAEVPVIHVALRLRPGHVDVHADNKIFGALPLHLFTADDPGAAIHPDVAPRGDEILVHKNRVSAFSGNNLRQILAVRGIDHLVLAGIATSGIVLSTALEAADLDYRVTVLSDACADRDADLHTTLLTKVIGRRCEVMTTSAWADTLKASA; from the coding sequence GTGTCCCGCACCGCCCTTCTCTCCATGGACCTCCAGCTCAACCACATCGCGCACGTCCCCGACGGCTATCTGCCGGACGCGGTCCGGGCACTCGAGACGGCGCGCGCCGCCGAGGTCCCCGTCATCCATGTCGCCCTGCGACTCCGCCCGGGTCACGTCGACGTCCACGCCGACAACAAGATCTTCGGCGCGCTGCCGCTCCACCTCTTCACCGCCGACGACCCGGGTGCCGCCATCCACCCGGACGTCGCTCCCCGCGGCGACGAGATCCTCGTGCACAAGAACCGCGTCAGCGCCTTCTCGGGCAACAACCTCCGTCAGATCCTCGCGGTGCGGGGAATCGACCACCTCGTCCTGGCCGGCATCGCCACCAGCGGCATCGTGCTGTCCACCGCCCTGGAGGCGGCGGACCTGGACTACCGCGTCACGGTCCTGTCCGACGCCTGCGCCGACCGCGACGCAGACCTGCACACGACCCTGCTCACCAAGGTCATCGGCCGCCGCTGCGAGGTCATGACGACGAGCGCATGGGCCGACACGCTCAAGGCCTCGGCCTGA
- a CDS encoding MMPL family transporter, giving the protein MFERIAELVIRRSRIVLVVAVAALVLMGVAGAGAFGKLMGGGYDDPASSSSRAGQVIDEKFGGETNLVLLVGASSGGVDAPAAQRSGRALVADLKKEPDLGNVISYWDTDSPGLRSADGREAMVLAHVAGDGTERDENAKRVIDTYAGPYKGALTVRAGGGAAVTSEMGEQSGQDLVLAESIAVPLTLLLLIVVFGSVVAALLPLVIGLTAIVGTFAWLFLLGSVTDVSVFAINLTTALGLGLGIDYALLMVSRFREQLATGASVDDAVRRTVSTAGRTIAFSAATVAAALGALLVFPQYFLRSFGYAGVGVVAIAALSTLFVMPALLVVLGHRVNSARMPWARTRPTGSRPPLWGRIARTVMRRPALTALPVLAVLLLAASPLLGISFGTPDERVLPESAESRRVASVLTEKFGGNDDAALHVVIDEPLGKRPLETYAVALSGLEGVARVEAGTGVYGDGRSTATGPGNPALGRPDAQRINVVTTLPPKSPRAQRLVGEVRSLTPPEGTHPLVGGTDAVLVDSKASIADRLPLAVALVALTTFVLLFLFTGSVVQPLRALVLNLLSLGATLGVMTWIFQDGHLSSPLGFTAQPMEVSMTVLMFCIAFGLSMDYEVFVTSRIKELHDAGHDTESAVADGLGHTGRIVSAAACLLAVSFFAFGTARLSFMQMFGLGSGLAILIDAVAVRGILVPAAMRLLGRSAWYAPPFLRTLHGRYGLSEAAPAPVAAPVRPVTPPYVKDSTEV; this is encoded by the coding sequence GTGTTTGAACGCATAGCCGAACTGGTGATCCGCCGCTCCCGGATCGTCCTCGTCGTCGCCGTCGCGGCGTTGGTCCTCATGGGGGTCGCCGGCGCCGGCGCGTTCGGGAAGCTGATGGGCGGTGGATACGACGACCCCGCCTCCTCGTCCAGTCGCGCCGGGCAGGTCATCGACGAGAAGTTCGGCGGGGAGACCAACCTCGTCCTGCTCGTCGGGGCATCCTCGGGAGGCGTCGACGCCCCGGCCGCACAGCGGAGCGGCCGGGCCCTGGTGGCCGACCTGAAGAAGGAACCCGATCTGGGGAACGTGATCTCGTACTGGGACACGGACAGTCCCGGTCTCCGCTCCGCGGACGGCCGCGAGGCGATGGTTCTCGCCCATGTGGCGGGAGACGGCACCGAGCGGGACGAGAACGCCAAGCGGGTCATCGACACCTACGCCGGACCGTACAAGGGCGCTCTGACCGTCCGGGCCGGCGGAGGCGCGGCCGTGACCAGCGAGATGGGCGAACAGTCCGGCCAGGACCTGGTGCTGGCCGAGTCCATCGCGGTGCCGCTCACCCTCCTGCTGCTCATCGTCGTGTTCGGCAGCGTGGTCGCGGCCCTGCTGCCCCTGGTGATCGGACTCACCGCGATCGTCGGAACCTTCGCCTGGCTGTTCCTCCTCGGCAGTGTCACCGACGTCTCCGTGTTCGCGATCAACCTGACCACCGCCCTCGGTCTCGGCCTCGGCATCGACTACGCGCTGCTCATGGTCAGCCGCTTCCGCGAACAGCTCGCGACGGGCGCGAGCGTGGACGACGCCGTCCGGCGGACGGTGAGCACCGCCGGCCGGACCATCGCGTTCTCCGCCGCGACCGTGGCCGCCGCACTCGGCGCCCTCCTGGTGTTCCCGCAGTACTTCCTCCGCTCCTTCGGCTACGCCGGGGTCGGCGTCGTCGCCATCGCGGCGCTCAGCACCCTGTTCGTGATGCCCGCGCTGCTCGTCGTCCTCGGGCACCGCGTCAACAGCGCGCGGATGCCCTGGGCGAGGACCCGGCCCACGGGCAGCAGGCCGCCTCTGTGGGGCCGGATCGCCCGCACCGTCATGCGGCGGCCGGCGCTGACCGCCCTGCCCGTCCTCGCGGTCCTGCTGCTGGCCGCGAGCCCGCTGCTGGGAATCTCCTTCGGCACGCCGGACGAGCGCGTGCTGCCCGAGAGCGCCGAGAGCCGCCGGGTCGCCTCGGTGCTGACGGAGAAGTTCGGCGGCAACGACGACGCGGCCCTCCACGTCGTCATCGACGAGCCCCTCGGCAAGCGCCCGTTGGAGACCTACGCGGTCGCGCTCTCCGGTCTCGAGGGCGTCGCCCGCGTCGAAGCGGGCACGGGCGTCTACGGCGACGGCCGGTCCACGGCGACCGGCCCCGGCAACCCCGCGCTCGGCCGCCCGGACGCGCAGCGGATCAACGTGGTGACCACCCTGCCGCCGAAGTCGCCGCGGGCGCAGCGGCTGGTCGGTGAGGTGCGCTCGCTCACGCCGCCGGAGGGGACCCACCCCCTGGTGGGCGGGACCGACGCCGTGCTGGTCGACTCCAAGGCGTCCATCGCCGACCGGCTGCCGCTCGCCGTGGCCCTGGTCGCCCTCACCACCTTCGTCCTGCTCTTCCTGTTCACCGGCAGCGTCGTGCAGCCCCTGCGCGCCCTGGTCCTCAACCTGCTCAGCCTGGGAGCGACGCTCGGGGTGATGACCTGGATCTTCCAGGACGGCCATCTGTCGTCCCCGCTCGGCTTCACGGCACAGCCGATGGAGGTGTCGATGACGGTGCTGATGTTCTGCATCGCCTTCGGCCTCTCCATGGACTACGAGGTGTTCGTCACCAGCCGGATCAAGGAACTCCACGACGCGGGCCACGACACCGAGTCCGCCGTCGCCGACGGGCTCGGCCACACCGGACGGATCGTCAGCGCGGCGGCCTGTCTCCTCGCGGTGAGCTTCTTCGCGTTCGGTACGGCCCGGCTCAGCTTCATGCAGATGTTCGGCCTGGGCAGTGGACTGGCCATCCTCATCGACGCTGTCGCCGTGCGCGGCATCCTCGTACCCGCCGCGATGCGCCTGCTCGGCCGCTCGGCCTGGTACGCGCCGCCGTTCCTGCGCACCCTGCACGGGCGGTACGGCCTCAGCGAAGCCGCTCCCGCACCGGTGGCCGCACCGGTGCGACCGGTCACGCCGCCGTACGTGAAGGACTCGACCGAGGTCTGA
- a CDS encoding MFS transporter, with product MMLGSVLNPINSTIIAVALVPIGVAFGAPASQTAWLVSALYLATALGQPIVGRLIDLFGPRRLFLLSTSLVGIAGVVGTLAPNLGVLIAARVLLGFGTCAGYPAAMALVRSEAERTGQDSPAGVLTTLAVTNQTIAVVGPLLGGLLIGLGGWRSTFALNIPLAVVAVVLGRLRLPKQPHTRTAGRGGLASQVDLPGMGLFAAMLFSLLLFLMNLRAGDWYLPVITVAAAVGFTLRELRAKTPFIDLRVLGGNAPLLATYGRALVAYIVSYAFLYGFTQWTEESYGLSPFHAGLVQIPMFLVGIGVSVTVGRRGGVLGKLLLGGVGQIAACALMLTLTAASPIWALVLLAVVFGVPQGSNSLALQNSVYFQADPERTGSSAGLLRTFAYMGSMIASSATAASFGERASTEGMHHLAWIMLGAGVLYLLITVFDRSLRRVSVDRDGSSSSPASS from the coding sequence GATGCTGGGGTCGGTCCTGAACCCGATCAACTCCACCATCATCGCCGTGGCGCTCGTCCCCATCGGCGTGGCGTTCGGGGCCCCGGCCTCGCAGACCGCCTGGCTGGTCTCGGCCCTCTATCTGGCCACCGCCCTCGGTCAGCCGATCGTCGGCCGCCTCATCGACCTCTTCGGCCCCCGTCGCCTCTTCCTCCTCAGCACCAGCCTCGTCGGCATCGCCGGCGTCGTCGGCACCCTCGCCCCGAACCTCGGCGTCCTCATCGCCGCACGGGTCCTGCTCGGTTTCGGCACCTGTGCCGGATACCCCGCCGCCATGGCCCTGGTGCGCAGCGAGGCCGAGCGAACCGGACAGGACAGTCCCGCGGGCGTCCTGACCACACTGGCGGTCACCAACCAGACAATCGCCGTGGTCGGGCCGCTGCTGGGCGGCCTGCTGATCGGACTGGGCGGCTGGCGCTCCACGTTCGCGCTCAACATCCCCCTCGCCGTGGTCGCCGTCGTGCTCGGCCGGCTGCGGCTCCCCAAGCAGCCGCACACACGGACGGCCGGGCGGGGCGGCCTGGCCTCGCAGGTCGACCTGCCGGGGATGGGCCTGTTCGCGGCCATGCTCTTCTCGCTGCTGCTGTTCCTGATGAACCTGCGGGCCGGCGACTGGTACCTGCCGGTGATCACCGTCGCCGCCGCCGTCGGCTTCACACTGCGGGAGCTGCGCGCGAAGACACCGTTCATCGACCTCCGCGTCCTCGGCGGCAACGCCCCGCTGCTGGCCACGTACGGGCGGGCCCTGGTGGCCTACATCGTGTCGTACGCCTTCCTCTACGGATTCACCCAGTGGACGGAGGAGAGTTACGGACTCTCGCCGTTCCACGCGGGACTGGTGCAGATCCCGATGTTCCTCGTGGGGATAGGTGTCTCCGTGACCGTCGGCCGGCGCGGCGGGGTCCTCGGCAAGCTCCTGCTCGGGGGCGTCGGCCAGATCGCCGCCTGCGCGTTGATGCTGACCCTCACCGCGGCGAGCCCGATCTGGGCGCTGGTCCTGCTCGCGGTCGTCTTCGGCGTGCCGCAGGGGTCCAACAGTCTGGCCCTGCAGAACTCCGTCTACTTCCAGGCCGACCCCGAGCGCACCGGCTCCTCCGCCGGACTGCTGCGCACCTTCGCCTACATGGGGTCGATGATCGCGTCCTCGGCCACCGCAGCGTCCTTCGGGGAGCGTGCCAGTACCGAGGGAATGCACCACCTCGCCTGGATCATGCTCGGCGCGGGCGTGCTGTATCTGCTCATCACCGTCTTCGACCGGAGCCTGCGCCGGGTCTCGGTCGACCGGGACGGTTCTTCGTCCTCCCCGGCGTCCTCATAG